A window of Prevotella fusca JCM 17724 genomic DNA:
AACTTATTCCCATACCGATCGCTATTTGTAAACTATTTTCGTACAACCCAAAACCAATACATGACCTTTTGGCTTTGAAAAGACGCCCAATTGACTTGCAATAGATGCCCTTTTGAGGTCTAACTGACGCCCTTTTGAAGTCCAATTAAGCACCTTTTCTTGCACGACTTCATAACCAGCTGATTTACTGTTGGTTGCAGTCATGCTTTTTACACGTGCTTTTGCCTTTATTTGTAGATGTTTTACCCGAAATTATGTCATGATTTTTCAATAGCTTATCTGCAAATTTTCGAAGCGTTAACATGAAAAGGTTTTCTGTGTCGGAGGATGAATAAAACAGACAGCCAAGACAGCCTTGGCTATCTATTTGTTTAACGCATAACCTCGGTTCTTCCTTTAAAGCTATACGAAAAGTGTCCACGTATTTAATGGAAGAACCTTTTGTAATACAGTTCGTTTCTTTAACACATTTAGATTTTCTATATTCTTTTTATTTTGAACGTAATTGCCTCTTTATTTGCATTTTAATTACTATTATAACTTCTTGTTTTGAATATTACAGTATTATCTTGATTCTATAAAATCACCAACTTCACCTGTATAGGGATTAAATTCAAACCTATAGTCGGTATTTGAAACTACAACAAAAAAATAGAGCGAATCATTTATATAATAAACATCATAAAATAAAGGTCTATCTATATTTCTTTTTCCTTTTAAAATATCTTTTAAATCCCAGATTACTTCACCATTTCCATTAATAATATAAGCCATGTTGTATACTTTACTGTATGGTGCTTGGACAATTGCAACATATTGATTATTTTTTAACATTAATGGAATCAGTTTGTCTTGATGCTCTATTCTATGATTTGTACCATTATAAAACCATGTTATAGCACAAGGCAAGGTGTCTAGTACTGTAAATGTTCCCTTTTTCTCTTTTGAAGTATCTCCATAATCAACCATGAAGTTTTTTATCTTTCCCATTATTTATATATAACTAATTTTTCTTGGTTTACCAATTGGCTCTAACTTAGCCCTATCCTCGAAATTTAAAATTTGAATTTGATTTCCTCCACCCTCGTATATTATTCCATTATAAGTTTGAGGACCAACTGTGCCTATTTGAACTCTTACTCCTTCTGGAATATGAAACTTTTGAACATGTGATATTTCTGGCTTAAATTCAGGAGTAACAGCTAATTTATTTCTTACAAAATCAACATCCGTAATTTTATCTGTTGTTGCCCATCCTCCTGGTCTCGTTTATCCTGGAGACATAGCCATTTCTACATCTAAGCCTCCTTTAGGTATAGTAGTAGATACTATTTCTCCACTTCCCCAAGGATTTTTCCCAGTAGGAGCTGGCAATGCTAGCATATCTAATCCAAACATGTCAGTCCACTTATTACAATCCCCCACATACCCATATAGCGTAGGGTTATTACCCATCAACCTTATCGGGTCTTGGCTGATGTAATTACCTATCCTTGGGTCATAATAGCGGAAGCGGTTGTAATAGAGCCCAGTCTCCTCGTCCTCATACTGTCCTAACTGGCGGAAGGGGATAAAGTTCCTGCTGCCGTGGAGATTGCGGACGTTACCATAGATGTCATAGTCTGCCTGCCAGACGATATTACCTTTTTCATCGTATGCTTGGACAGGACGACCGATGTAGTCACTGATGATGCTGTAATGTTTGTCACCAACAATCTTGGCAGTAGGAACGTAGCTGCCACCGTCGTAAACCCACGTGATGAGATTCTCAACTGGTTCTGGTCTGTCGAGTGTGACCTCACCAGTCTCGGTAACAACCGTATTCGGACGGTCAGCCTCGGCATACTCCCACTCATGCAGGATGACATCACCATCCCAGAGGTAGCGGTACACACGTCCGTCAGAGACCTTCTCAATGCGTCTGCCTAAAGCGTCATACCTGAACGTAACGGTCTTGCCGTCAGGTCGTGTTACGCTCCTGAGCATACCATTACCCTGCCACGTGTAGGCATAGTCACCGCTCTGCCATGCAAGGAACTCTTCCCGCATCTCCGCATTACGGGATGGTCCCGTCCTGCGCATGGTCTTGAGCACAAGGTTGCCATGGCTGTCGTAATAATACCGCCACTTCCTGTCCTCACGCAACTGTCCGCCACGGGCATAGCTCCTGTCCGTACGGTCGGGGCTGTCGTACACGTTACCCATCAGGTCCGGGTTGCGCCACTGACGGCTGCCGTCACCATACACAGCACCCGACAGAGAACCGAAGGCATCATAATCGCAACGGACACTCCTGCCGTTTATTGTATCAAGCGTCCGTTGAAGACGGAGATTATCACCCCAGACGTATGACTTGTCAAGCAGCGTTCGCCCATTATGACGGACACGCTGATGTACAGGGCAGCTGATATTGTCATACTTCATTGTACGCTCCACACAACTGGTTGAGATGCACGAAGTTTCAAATATGAATAAACACTATCACAACATAAATCAGCCCTGATGCTAACCTCCATTCTAACTAAGCCTACTTAAATGGCAAAAGATGCTCAGCTAAAGTCCAACTAAGCCTTACTTGGACACTAACTGAGCACTTTTTCTTGTTCATTATACCGATTTTATATATAGTCTTAAAGTATCATATTAAAAGTGTATTGTTCATCTTCACGCGGATCTTTATAACTTATAAACTCATTAGTAAGTTCAAAGTTAAATCCATAACCATAAATAGTGCTGTCGGTCGTTACTCTTTTTTTATAACCAGATATAGCCACACGATATTTGCCTTTTTCGAGTCTTATTCTGAAACCTTTATACAATGTTTGCCCATCTAACGTCTGATAGGATAAACTATCTAATGTAGGATTCTTAAACTGACTTATTTTAAAATTAACCAAACTCCCCAAAGAACCTATCCAAATGTTGCCGTCTTCAACATTTAGATTAAATCCATCATAGGTAAAAACTTCATTCCAATGGTCTTTTATAATTTCGTCACGACCTATCAAAATCTCATAATCTATAGAATTAATGGGGACAATAGGAATCCATACCCCTTCCTTCAAGGATTCAATATATAATTCATAATTGTTCTGAAAAACCGCCAAGAGATTTTTACGCTTTATTTGTTTTTTTTCAAGAAACCTCTTTAAAGAGGCTATACAAACGACATAAATGCCATAACTTTCAACTGATAGTATTCTTTTTTCCATTAATTACTTACATTAAAATATATCATTATTTATAGTATAACTCTTTTAGCTTCTGCAAACCCTCTAAAGGCGTCACATCCTTATATAGAATCTCATCAGTACCAGGCTTTTTAATAAATCCTTTCTCTGTAAAATCCTTATAAGCATTTTCTGCCTTTACAAAGAAGTCTTCTACTGTTCCTGAGAATTTAGAACCATGGAATGGAACTCCTTCTTCGATAAGTTTTGCATGCAATTTTTGATGTAATGTTGAGGTTCCCGCAGCAGTATTAGGATACCACGCAATAGAGTTTGTTTGAGAAAATTGGTAAGGTCCAACTTCTTTGCAACAGATCGTGGGATTAGATGATGCCCCATACCAGTTCCTAATAAATCAGAATATAACCCAAATTCGTCTATCCAGACATTAGTATCTATCACATACCCATACAGCGTCGGATTTCCTCCTCCTAACCTTATAGGGTCTTGGTTGATATAATTACCAATCCTCGCGTCATAATATCTGAACCTGTTGTAATACAGTCCTGTTTCATCGTCCTCGTACTGACCTAACTGGCGGAAAGGAATGAACTTCCTACTGCCGTGGAGGTTGCGGACGTTACCATAGATGTCATAGTCAGCCTGCCAGACGATATTACCTTTTTCATCGTATGCTTGGACAGGACGACCGATGTAGTCACTGACGATGCTGTAATGCCTGTCACCAACAATCTTGGCAGTAGGGACGTAGCTGTCACTGTCGTAAACCCACGTGATGAGATTCTCAACAGGTTCTGGTCGGTCGAGTGTGACCTCACCTGTCTCGGTGACAACTGTATTCGGGCGGTCAGCCTCGGCATACTCCCACTCATGCAGGATGACATCGCCATCCCAGAGGTAGCGGTACACACGACCGTCAAAGACCTTCTCAATGCGTCTGCCTAAAGCGTCATACCTGAACGTAACGGTCTTTCCGTCCGGCCTCGTTACACTCCTAAGCATACCGTTTCCCTGCCACGTATAGGCATAGTCGCCGCTCTGCCATTGAAGGAACTCATCCTGCGCCTCCGCATTATGCGATGGTCCCATCCTGCGCATGGTCTTCAGCACAAGGTTGCCATGGCTGTCATAATAATACCGCCACTTCCTGTCCTCACGCAGCTGTCCACCACGGGCATAACTTCTGTCCGTACGGTCGGGGTTGTCATACACGTTACCCATTGCATCCGGGTTACGCCACTGACGGCTGCCGTCACCATACACAGCCCCTGACAGAGAACCGAAGGCATCATAATCGTAACGGACACTCCTGCTGTTTATTGTATCAAGCGTCCGTAGAAGACGGAGATTATCACCCCAGACGTATGACTTGCCAAGCAACGTCCGCCCATTGTGACAGACACGCTGATGTGCAGGGCGGCCGACATTGTCATACTGCATAAGTGCGCTTCACACAACTGACTATGGTACGCAAAGTTTCAAATATGAATAGACATTATCACAACATAGATCCGTCCTAATACTGGTTCTTCCGTAAATGCAAAGATTGGAAATAGAATAAGAGGCTTATATACTTACACGGTATGACTATCCAAAATCAGATAGTCTTACAGGGGGGACAAGCTACAAGATAAAGTGCAGAAAAAGCAAATAATTACCATGGCTTTCCGTCTTCTACAAACAACTTATTCCCATACTGACCACTATTTGTAAACTATTTTCGTATAACCCAAAACCAATACATGATCTCTTGGCTTTGAAAAGACGCCCAATTGACTCGCAATAGATGCCCTTTTGAGGTCTAACTAACGCCCTTTTGAAGCCAATTAAGCACCTTTTCTTGCACGACTTCATAACCAATTGATTTACCGCTGGTTGCAGACTTGCTTTTTATACGTGTTTTCCCACTTTATTTTAGGTGTTTTGTTCGATATTATGTAATGATTTTTCAACATCTTGTCTGCAAATTTTCAATGTGTTAAAAAGAATAGCTTTTCGGTGTCGGAGGATGAATAAAATGAGGGTGTGTCAAAATAAAAATACCATTTTGATAATCTTACAGTTTAAAACAATCCAATAAAAAATGACCATTCCTGTACTCGATTTTGAGTAAAGAAATGGTCTTTTCTTTGCTTTTAGGAAAACCTACTATAGTTTGAAAGTTGTCAAGTTATTAATTTGCATTTTGACACACCCTCATTTGTTTAATGAACACTTTCGGTTCTTCCATTAAAGCTATACAAAAAGTGTCCACGCATTTAGCGGAAGCCCCCTAATGGTAACCTCAATTCTAACTAATCTTTACTTAAACGGCAAAAGATGCTTTATTGACGTCCAACAAAGCCTTACTTGGACTTCAACTAAGTACCTTATTCTTAGAGAGCAAACAAGGTTCTTCGCCTTGAGACTATATGCATGGTAAGTGTCTACTTTTTAAAAGGAAGGAGAGTGATAGGGGGCTATAGTTGTTAATCTATATGCTACTATTAGACAAGCCTTCAGTGATTTATGACCCTTATAGTCTCATTTTTACCACACTCTAAAATCAGGACGACAATACCCCTCTATTAAATCCACTATTTCATATACGAATTCGCGATTATCTTGATTGTCTTCTGCTATTTTGCTGAAAAATGATAAAACTTCTTTCTTGCTCTTTCCTGTTTTTTTATAAGAAGACAATATTTTCTTATATTTCAAATAAAACTCTAATGGAAGGTTTTCGATATTTACATATTTCGCCTGCCAATCTTTAATATCTGAAATAATTAAACGAGCATCTTTTTTATCTATCTTAAACATATGTTTTGAATTTATTCTGTAAATCATTTAATGCTTCTTGGTATTCTTCCAGTGTCATTGATCTTGCAGGCTCTATAACACCATGCGTACCATTTTTATCAGGCTTAAACATCAAGAGGTCACCTAAATTATCTGAGTCTATTTGAAACATTGAGGAACCCTTTTGTGTACCTCCAAATTCTATCGGCTTTCTATGAGGGGGAATATTAGTGATACTTGTATTTACAGACATCCCACCGCTATTAGGATAAACTTTTCCATCAACAACTTTTATGTCAACATTTGGTCTAACACCTAATTTGTCTGCAGTGTTCCCTATTAAAGGGACATTATTATTTTGTTTCATTCCCCTAAACAAGACCTCCAAACCAAACACATCCACCCAGAGATTTGAATCTCTGATATACCCATACAGTGTAGGGTTATTACCCATCAACCTTATCGGGTCCTGGCTGATGTAATTACCAATCCTCGGGTCATAATATCTGAATCTGTTGTAGTAGAGGCGAGTCTCATCGTCCTCATACTGTCCTAACTGGCGGAAGGGGATGAAGTCACGGATGCCTTTTATGTTTCGGAGGTCACCGTAGATGTCGTAGTCGGCTTGCCAGACAACAGTACCATAGCTGTCATACGCTTCCACGGGGCGACCCATATAGTCGCTGATGATCGTATAGCGTTCACCGTTCTGCAGCTTTGCCACAGGCACGTATGAACCTTCCTCATATACCCACGTGACAAGGTTCTCTACTGACTCATCGCCCAGCATTCGGATGCCCCCAAGCTCGTTATTGCTATGGTCTTGCTATGAGGAATCCACACTTCCTTGAGCATACCGTTTTAACAAAAAGCTACATCAAAATCTCCAATTTCAATTAGTTTATAAATTGAATCACAAACTTCTATTTTTAATCCACATCCATGTTCTTGTTCCTCTTTTATTCTAAATCCGAGTCCGAAAAGTCCTTGTTCATTTTGTTCAAATAAAACAAAAATTTTCATAAGTTCAACATCGTCTGGCAGAGTTATGCTAATTCCTTTTCTATTAAAGTAATCTTTAATGGCATTAAAGACATCACCATACCATATTTCAAAATCGTTTATAAACAGAGCTATCTTTTTCTTATATTCATCAGTTAAGACCTCATCAGAAGCTTCTAATCCATCAGATAGAATTATATTAATACTCTTGCCAATATGTTCAGCAAAAAACTTCATCGATAAGTCTTCATCAAATAAAATATCACAACTATTTAACATAATCTTTAACTTTTACATTCTATTTTTATTCCTGTATCTTTACTATTTAATTTCTTAGCAGCATCTTTAGCCTCATCACTTTCATATTTAAAACCTGTTTTTTGTTCAAATTGGCTAACAGATCCTTCATGAGGAAGAGAAGCCTCATGGTCTGCCCGCTTGACTAACTGCATTACAGCTGTATTGTCATCAGGATTATAGGTAGCATGATGCCATGTTACTTCACCATAAACCTCTCTATGCGCATTAATTGTTGCCTTTCCTCTTTTCCCTAATATTTTCGATTTTTTATTTGCTTCCCTAAAATCCCAATCACGACTTCCCTGCATTTTTATGGTAACTTGTTTTATCACTTTTTCTTTTGAAAAAATGACAGTGTCATACAACCCAAATACATCAGCCCACATATTTAAATCCCCCACGTACCCATACAGTGTCGGGTTATTTCCTGCCAGCCTTATCGGGTCTTGGCTGATGTAATTACCAATCCTCGGGTCGTAATATCTGAACCTGTTGTAGTAGAGGCGAGTCTCGTCGTCCTCGTACTGCCCTAACTGGCGGAAGGGAATGAAATCACGGATGCCTTTTATGTTTCGGAGGTCACCGTAGATGTCATAATCGGCCTGCCAGACAACAGTACCATAGCTGTCATACGCTTCCACGGGGCGACCCATATAGTCGCTGATGATCGTATAGCGTTCGCCGTTCTGCAGCTTTGCCACAGGAACGTATGAGCCTTCCTCATATACCCACGTGACAAGGTTCTCTACCGGCTCATCGCCTAACATTCGGATGCGGCCAAACTCGTCAATGCTATGCTGCGGACGGTCCTTCTCCTCATACTGCCACTCCTACACCATCACGTTCCCGTCCCAGAGATAGCGGAAGACGTGACCGTTGAAGGGTTTTGCTGTACGACGCCCAAGGGCATCATACTCGAAGCGGACGGTCTTGCCGTAGGGAAGCCGCACCTCCTTGAGCATTCCGTTGCCATACCACTCATAGGCATAGTCACCTGTCTGCCAGGCAATATGCGTGCCACTTTCCTCCGACACCTCGTGGTTCTGATGCCGTGTCAGTCCACGGCGTGGAGTCTTCAATATGAGGTTGCCCTCTACGTCATAGAGATAGTCATAATGGCGGTCACGGAGAATCCTGCCGCCCTTGCCGTGTACGCTTGAACGCTGTAGGATGCAAGAACTAGATTTAGTCATATTTTTAATACTTTGCGGTATCTATGCGTTGCATCTTTCCATTTTTATATTTAATATTAATTATAAACCCACAATCATATGCTTCTATTAAAATGTCAGAGAACTCTGTTGCAATTTTTATCTTGATTATCTTATTATCAAAATATTCCCAGCTATAATTTTGAAGAAAACCTATTTCCTCTGC
This region includes:
- a CDS encoding RHS repeat domain-containing protein, whose product is MERTMKYDNISCPVHQRVRHNGRTLLDKSYVWGDNLRLQRTLDTINGRSVRCDYDAFGSLSGAVYGDGSRQWRNPDLMGNVYDSPDRTDRSYARGGQLREDRKWRYYYDSHGNLVLKTMRRTGPSRNAEMREEFLAWQSGDYAYTWQGNGMLRSVTRPDGKTVTFRYDALGRRIEKVSDGRVYRYLWDGDVILHEWEYAEADRPNTVVTETGEVTLDRPEPVENLITWVYDGGSYVPTAKIVGDKHYSIISDYIGRPVQAYDEKGNIVWQADYDIYGNVRNLHGSRNFIPFRQLGQYEDEETGLYYNRFRYYDPRIGNYISQDPIRLMGNNPTLYGYVGDCNKWTDMFGLDMLALPAPTGKNPWGSGEIVSTTIPKGGLDVEMAMSPG
- a CDS encoding RHS repeat domain-containing protein; this encodes MQYDNVGRPAHQRVCHNGRTLLGKSYVWGDNLRLLRTLDTINSRSVRYDYDAFGSLSGAVYGDGSRQWRNPDAMGNVYDNPDRTDRSYARGGQLREDRKWRYYYDSHGNLVLKTMRRMGPSHNAEAQDEFLQWQSGDYAYTWQGNGMLRSVTRPDGKTVTFRYDALGRRIEKVFDGRVYRYLWDGDVILHEWEYAEADRPNTVVTETGEVTLDRPEPVENLITWVYDSDSYVPTAKIVGDRHYSIVSDYIGRPVQAYDEKGNIVWQADYDIYGNVRNLHGSRKFIPFRQLGQYEDDETGLYYNRFRYYDARIGNYINQDPIRLGGGNPTLYGYVIDTNVWIDEFGLYSDLLGTGMGHHLIPRSVAKKLDLTNFLKQTLLRGILILLREPQHYIKNCMQNLSKKEFHSMVLNSQEQ
- a CDS encoding RHS repeat domain-containing protein — protein: MLGDESVENLVTWVYEEGSYVPVAKLQNGERYTIISDYMGRPVEAYDSYGTVVWQADYDIYGDLRNIKGIRDFIPFRQLGQYEDDETRLYYNRFRYYDPRIGNYISQDPIRLMGNNPTLYGYIRDSNLWVDVFGLEVLFRGMKQNNNVPLIGNTADKLGVRPNVDIKVVDGKVYPNSGGMSVNTSITNIPPHRKPIEFGGTQKGSSMFQIDSDNLGDLLMFKPDKNGTHGVIEPARSMTLEEYQEALNDLQNKFKTYV
- a CDS encoding RHS repeat domain-containing protein; this encodes MLGDEPVENLVTWVYEEGSYVPVAKLQNGERYTIISDYMGRPVEAYDSYGTVVWQADYDIYGDLRNIKGIRDFIPFRQLGQYEDDETRLYYNRFRYYDPRIGNYISQDPIRLAGNNPTLYGYVGDLNMWADVFGLYDTVIFSKEKVIKQVTIKMQGSRDWDFREANKKSKILGKRGKATINAHREVYGEVTWHHATYNPDDNTAVMQLVKRADHEASLPHEGSVSQFEQKTGFKYESDEAKDAAKKLNSKDTGIKIECKS
- a CDS encoding RHS repeat domain-containing protein — translated: MTKSSSCILQRSSVHGKGGRILRDRHYDYLYDVEGNLILKTPRRGLTRHQNHEVSEESGTHIAWQTGDYAYEWYGNGMLKEVRLPYGKTVRFEYDALGRRTAKPFNGHVFRYLWDGNVMV